One Aneurinibacillus migulanus genomic region harbors:
- a CDS encoding carbon-nitrogen hydrolase family protein → MSEISIALAQLRCELQNKEQNLLRILQSLEEASKNKADYVLFPELYLTGYTMNEQLRVLAEPEDGESIRKIREQARRYHVGAIVGFPEVEGDALYNCALFIGKQGEIIGKYRKVHLYHKEKEWFTPGEEFPVFSLPEGNIGMMITYDIEFPEAARILALKDVDILAVLAANMVPYQHYQDIYLHARALENHIYVAAANMVGLDNENIFFGESQIVHPDGRSIYKAGNNEVIPVLTFDVSKKNPEKELLEYLRNRRTSVYRNEPGFI, encoded by the coding sequence ATGAGCGAGATTTCAATCGCGCTGGCACAATTGCGCTGTGAACTGCAAAATAAGGAACAAAATTTACTGCGTATTTTGCAGTCATTGGAAGAGGCAAGTAAAAATAAGGCGGATTATGTACTATTTCCTGAGCTGTATTTAACTGGATATACGATGAATGAACAGCTTCGCGTACTGGCGGAGCCGGAAGACGGGGAAAGTATCCGTAAGATTAGAGAGCAGGCAAGACGGTATCATGTAGGAGCCATTGTTGGATTTCCAGAAGTAGAGGGAGATGCATTATACAACTGTGCGCTGTTTATCGGGAAACAGGGAGAGATTATTGGGAAGTACCGAAAAGTGCACTTATATCACAAGGAGAAGGAATGGTTTACGCCTGGCGAGGAATTCCCGGTTTTTTCGCTTCCTGAAGGGAATATTGGAATGATGATTACATACGATATTGAGTTTCCCGAGGCTGCACGAATTCTAGCTCTTAAAGATGTCGATATTCTGGCGGTGCTGGCGGCTAATATGGTTCCTTATCAACACTATCAAGATATTTATTTGCATGCCAGAGCGCTAGAAAACCATATATATGTTGCGGCGGCTAATATGGTAGGACTGGATAATGAGAATATTTTCTTTGGTGAGAGTCAAATCGTTCATCCGGATGGCCGATCGATTTATAAAGCGGGAAATAATGAGGTCATCCCGGTTCTGACCTTTGATGTAAGTAAAAAAAATCCGGAAAAGGAGCTGCTTGAATACTTGCGTAACCGTCGTACTTCCGTGTATCGTAATGAACCGGGATTTATATAG
- a CDS encoding acyl-CoA dehydrogenase family protein, producing the protein MNFELTQEQKSIRAMVRDFSREVLQPKAAELDEQNRFPFEHISRLAELGLLGIAYPEKDGGVGADSVAEAIAVEEITYACAATGSILTAHYLGIDGLFLAARDEQRQAYLVPGCSGEKLYAFCLTEPNGGTDVASMKTNARLDGDEYVLNGTKHFITNGAEADILVVYAKTDTSAGSRGISAFIVERGTPGLTYGAGDDKMGIRGARTHEVIFDNCRIPKENIVGKEGDGFKIAMTVVDRGRIGIAAMAVGLSQAALDAATAYAKERIAFGKPISEYQGLQWMLAEMAADVEMARLYTYYAASLKDREGYRLSKEAAVAKLIASEASHRVVHKAVQIHGGFGYMKEYPVERMYRDQRILEIFEGTSQVQKMVIAHHLLK; encoded by the coding sequence ATGAATTTTGAGTTAACACAAGAACAAAAAAGCATTCGAGCGATGGTACGGGATTTTAGCCGGGAGGTGCTTCAGCCTAAGGCGGCGGAATTGGATGAGCAGAATCGGTTTCCTTTTGAGCATATTAGTAGATTGGCAGAGCTGGGACTGTTGGGCATTGCCTACCCCGAAAAGGATGGAGGCGTCGGAGCTGATTCAGTCGCGGAAGCAATTGCTGTGGAAGAAATCACATACGCATGTGCTGCAACTGGCTCTATCCTAACGGCACATTATTTAGGAATTGATGGGTTGTTCCTGGCTGCCAGAGACGAGCAAAGGCAAGCATATTTGGTGCCGGGGTGTAGTGGTGAAAAGCTGTATGCATTCTGTCTGACAGAGCCGAACGGTGGCACGGATGTCGCTTCCATGAAAACGAATGCTAGACTGGATGGGGATGAGTACGTACTGAATGGAACGAAACACTTTATCACCAACGGGGCAGAGGCGGATATTTTAGTCGTATATGCCAAAACGGATACGTCTGCCGGCTCACGGGGCATTAGCGCGTTCATCGTTGAAAGGGGTACGCCAGGCTTAACGTATGGAGCCGGAGACGATAAAATGGGGATTCGCGGGGCTCGCACGCATGAAGTCATTTTCGATAATTGTCGCATTCCGAAAGAGAATATCGTTGGGAAGGAAGGCGATGGATTTAAAATCGCTATGACTGTAGTTGACCGTGGGCGCATTGGCATTGCGGCTATGGCGGTTGGCTTATCGCAGGCAGCATTGGATGCGGCGACAGCCTATGCAAAAGAGCGAATCGCATTCGGAAAACCGATTTCGGAATACCAGGGTTTGCAATGGATGCTCGCTGAGATGGCTGCGGATGTCGAGATGGCACGACTGTATACGTATTATGCCGCTAGCCTAAAAGATCGTGAAGGATATCGGCTCTCGAAAGAAGCCGCGGTTGCCAAGCTTATTGCTTCAGAAGCTTCCCACCGCGTCGTGCATAAAGCGGTGCAAATTCATGGAGGATTTGGCTATATGAAGGAGTATCCGGTAGAGCGAATGTACAGGGACCAGCGTATTCTTGAAATTTTTGAGGGAACTTCACAGGTGCAAAAGATGGTTATCGCACACCATTTGCTTAAATAA
- a CDS encoding IS110 family RNA-guided transposase codes for MNYTQNQRISQITESTLIIGIDIAKYKHVARAQNDRGLMYGKAFSFPSMREGFEAFCHWMKNIMREHEKTQLLVGMEPTGHYWMTLAAFLRSRGIPVVVVNPMHVKKSKELDDNSPTKNDPKDARVIAQLVKDGRYSAPYFPTGVYAELREAVKIRDHLSCELQRTQAKVHNWLDRYFPEFLTVFTSWEGKAAFETLKHFPLPQDLIQAGAFEVLTIWKKNIQRGLRPKRAGELVEQARHSIGLQEGMKMARLELKTLLTTYETLQQQIEEVIKEIEDLLRDIPGVQYILTIPGIGVATVAGFFAEVGDLSRYQHPRQIQKLAGLNLKENRSGKHRGKTRITKRGRPRLRALLYKAIRPLVAKNPAFKALHTYYTTRQENPLRKQQSLIALCCRLLRIMFVLARKQIDFNMNKMIKDTPLCGQNQSLAA; via the coding sequence ATGAATTATACACAAAATCAACGCATTTCTCAAATCACAGAATCTACCTTGATTATTGGCATAGATATCGCTAAATACAAACATGTAGCACGCGCACAAAACGATCGCGGTCTCATGTATGGGAAAGCTTTTTCTTTCCCAAGTATGCGTGAGGGATTCGAAGCGTTCTGTCACTGGATGAAAAACATAATGAGGGAACACGAAAAAACACAGCTTCTTGTCGGAATGGAACCAACCGGACACTACTGGATGACTTTAGCAGCATTCTTGCGAAGCCGCGGGATTCCGGTCGTGGTCGTTAATCCGATGCATGTAAAGAAGTCAAAAGAGCTGGATGATAATTCACCAACGAAGAACGATCCAAAAGATGCCCGTGTTATTGCGCAACTCGTCAAAGATGGGCGGTACTCTGCACCTTATTTCCCAACTGGTGTATATGCCGAATTACGGGAAGCTGTGAAAATACGAGACCACCTTTCCTGCGAGCTTCAGCGTACTCAAGCCAAGGTGCATAATTGGCTGGATCGCTATTTTCCTGAGTTTTTAACGGTATTTACAAGCTGGGAAGGCAAAGCGGCTTTTGAAACCCTCAAGCATTTTCCACTGCCTCAGGATCTTATCCAGGCAGGTGCCTTTGAAGTCTTGACGATATGGAAGAAAAACATCCAAAGAGGACTTCGTCCCAAACGTGCGGGGGAGCTTGTAGAACAAGCTAGGCATTCGATTGGCCTTCAAGAAGGTATGAAAATGGCAAGGTTGGAGCTAAAAACACTGCTTACAACCTATGAAACTCTACAGCAGCAGATAGAAGAAGTCATAAAAGAAATCGAAGATTTATTACGAGATATTCCAGGTGTACAGTACATTCTTACGATTCCAGGCATAGGAGTCGCTACCGTTGCGGGCTTTTTCGCAGAAGTTGGAGACTTGTCTAGATACCAGCATCCTCGTCAGATTCAGAAGTTAGCGGGTCTAAATCTTAAAGAAAATCGTTCAGGCAAGCATCGAGGAAAAACACGTATCACGAAACGAGGAAGACCACGGCTTCGCGCTCTTCTCTACAAAGCGATTCGACCCTTAGTTGCCAAAAATCCAGCATTTAAGGCGCTACACACGTACTATACAACTCGACAGGAGAATCCACTCCGTAAACAGCAATCGTTAATCGCCTTGTGCTGTCGCCTCCTCCGCATTATGTTTGTGCTAGCTCGTAAACAAATCGATTTTAATATGAACAAGATGATAAAAGACACCCCTTTATGTGGACAGAACCAATCTCTTGCCGCATAA
- the hutU gene encoding urocanate hydratase — translation MLQTIYSPTGKDISCKSWETEALLRLLMNSLDPRVAENGQDLIVYGGTGKAARSKTMLRAIIKELQQLDSDSTLLIQSGKPIASFRTFSFFPRVLASAAMVVPAWATWKEFSRLEEKGLTMYGQATAASWAYIGVQGVLQATFETMSEVANRYFNGSLKGKIVLTSGLGGMGSAQPLSVTMNGGVAIVVEIDESKIQKRLMNNYCDIMAHTIDQALQLAEEAAQTGRPLAIALVGNAADVYCELVEKGVTPDIVTDQTAAHDLLHGYIPSGVSLEQAYFLRNKKPEKYVEMAMQTVTAHVAAIKMFQERGAVVFDYGNNIRGQAKKAGYEEAFDFPGFVSEYLRPLYCEGRGPCRWVALSGDPGDIYKIDEVILSEFKSDERICRWIRYVQDKIYFYGLPARTCWLNYKERDELGEIINHMVASGRLLAPVAITRDHSEGSTMAAPTRETEGMLDGSDAVADWPILNGLLNACAGASMVSIQHGGGVGIGNSIHSGMTAVADGSIESFERLQRLLKIDPGLNIIRHADAGYSTAQSMIDKLGIKKPL, via the coding sequence ATGCTGCAAACCATCTACTCTCCTACAGGGAAAGATATTTCGTGTAAAAGCTGGGAAACCGAAGCACTGCTAAGGCTATTAATGAACAGTCTGGACCCGCGTGTAGCAGAGAACGGGCAAGATTTAATTGTATATGGTGGAACGGGGAAGGCAGCAAGGAGCAAAACAATGCTGCGGGCTATTATTAAGGAATTGCAGCAACTTGATTCGGACTCTACCTTATTGATTCAATCAGGAAAGCCCATAGCTTCATTTCGTACGTTTTCTTTTTTTCCACGTGTGCTTGCGTCCGCCGCTATGGTAGTTCCCGCGTGGGCGACATGGAAAGAATTCTCCCGCCTTGAAGAAAAAGGGCTTACCATGTACGGACAGGCAACAGCAGCATCGTGGGCGTATATCGGCGTGCAGGGTGTATTGCAGGCGACTTTCGAGACCATGAGTGAGGTGGCCAACCGTTATTTTAATGGATCGTTAAAAGGAAAGATTGTACTGACTTCCGGCCTGGGTGGCATGGGTTCGGCTCAACCTTTGTCTGTTACGATGAATGGTGGTGTAGCCATCGTTGTAGAAATTGACGAAAGCAAAATTCAGAAACGACTAATGAACAATTATTGCGACATCATGGCGCATACGATCGATCAAGCTTTGCAGTTGGCTGAGGAAGCTGCGCAAACAGGCAGGCCGCTTGCCATTGCGCTCGTGGGAAATGCTGCAGACGTGTATTGTGAACTGGTGGAGAAGGGCGTAACACCGGACATCGTAACGGATCAGACAGCGGCTCATGACTTGCTACATGGCTATATTCCGAGTGGCGTCTCATTGGAGCAGGCATATTTTCTACGGAATAAGAAGCCGGAAAAATATGTGGAGATGGCGATGCAAACCGTTACAGCCCATGTTGCCGCAATAAAGATGTTTCAGGAACGGGGAGCTGTTGTTTTTGATTATGGCAACAACATCCGTGGGCAAGCGAAGAAAGCTGGATATGAAGAAGCGTTCGATTTTCCAGGCTTCGTATCTGAATATTTACGTCCATTGTATTGTGAGGGTAGGGGTCCCTGCCGTTGGGTTGCCCTTTCTGGAGACCCAGGTGATATTTATAAAATCGACGAAGTGATTTTGTCGGAATTTAAAAGCGATGAAAGAATTTGTCGTTGGATTCGCTACGTACAGGATAAAATTTATTTTTATGGGTTACCTGCTCGCACGTGCTGGCTGAACTATAAGGAACGAGATGAACTAGGGGAAATTATTAATCATATGGTTGCGTCCGGCCGACTGTTAGCTCCAGTTGCCATTACGAGAGACCATTCTGAAGGAAGCACCATGGCAGCACCTACTCGGGAAACCGAAGGGATGCTTGACGGCAGTGATGCCGTAGCGGATTGGCCTATCTTAAATGGACTGTTGAATGCATGTGCAGGAGCGTCGATGGTAAGCATTCAGCACGGGGGCGGCGTAGGTATTGGTAATTCAATACACTCCGGTATGACCGCAGTGGCGGATGGAAGTATAGAATCGTTTGAAAGATTACAGAGACTATTAAAAATCGATCCGGGTTTGAATATTATCCGACATGCTGATGCAGGGTATTCCACGGCCCAATCTATGATAGACAAGCTAGGAATTAAGAAGCCGTTATAG
- a CDS encoding sigma-54 interaction domain-containing protein: protein MKKIIEIEGRRWHIVKQAEMMVIFVGSHNQVVEWQGEVAEVFGFSPSVFLQPNMHIFQVPWETVVRNRPDLSAGLTIMQAINGPLVLLSVVKLPDTGSDIKYVLVLSRLDHMLDVNMNAPVLPDVANGVLVKSEKMKKIIDVIHKIASVDSTVLLLGESGVGKTMLARLIHQASSRKDAPFVSINCGTLPDSLIESELFGYESGTFTGGKTGGKQGLLEAAEGGTIFLDEIAELPYHVQSKLLEVLQENTFRKIGSVDKQKANIRILSATNKNLKEMVNQKRFREDLYYRLHVVPLMIPPLRERREEILPLIEHFTSKFNQKYDRRFFLSPQMKARLVEYEWPGNIRELENLVERIIVTQSEEIAEQVGGTSEDTDAFTSFQTKNVLPPLKEAKKQLEKALILRAYDLYENTYKAAEILQVDQSTIAKKLKQYRAEENGPERKRSTGK, encoded by the coding sequence AAAAATCATTGAAATTGAGGGAAGGCGTTGGCACATAGTGAAGCAAGCGGAAATGATGGTGATTTTTGTAGGCAGTCATAATCAGGTGGTCGAGTGGCAAGGTGAAGTGGCAGAAGTATTCGGCTTCTCACCTTCCGTATTTCTTCAGCCCAATATGCATATATTCCAAGTGCCGTGGGAGACCGTAGTGCGAAATCGGCCGGATTTAAGCGCAGGTCTTACTATCATGCAAGCTATAAATGGCCCGCTCGTTTTATTATCGGTTGTGAAGCTGCCAGATACGGGCAGTGACATCAAGTATGTGCTTGTTTTATCGCGCCTAGATCATATGTTGGACGTGAATATGAATGCACCTGTGCTTCCTGATGTGGCAAACGGAGTGTTAGTCAAATCTGAAAAGATGAAAAAAATCATCGATGTTATCCATAAGATAGCCAGTGTAGATTCAACCGTTTTACTTTTGGGGGAATCGGGGGTGGGGAAAACGATGCTGGCCCGCTTAATTCACCAAGCCAGCTCCCGCAAGGATGCTCCCTTTGTATCAATTAATTGCGGTACATTACCAGATAGCCTCATTGAATCAGAGTTATTTGGCTATGAATCCGGTACATTTACTGGAGGAAAAACAGGCGGAAAGCAAGGATTGCTTGAAGCGGCTGAAGGCGGAACGATTTTTTTAGATGAAATTGCGGAATTGCCATATCATGTCCAATCAAAATTGCTGGAGGTACTGCAAGAAAACACGTTTCGCAAAATTGGCAGCGTGGACAAACAAAAAGCAAATATCCGCATTTTGTCGGCGACCAATAAAAATTTAAAGGAAATGGTAAATCAGAAAAGATTTCGTGAAGATTTATATTACCGTCTGCATGTCGTTCCACTTATGATCCCGCCGCTGCGGGAGAGGCGAGAAGAGATTTTGCCGCTAATAGAACACTTTACGAGCAAGTTCAATCAGAAATACGATCGCCGATTTTTCTTGTCTCCGCAAATGAAGGCCCGGCTAGTGGAGTATGAATGGCCCGGCAATATACGTGAACTGGAGAATCTGGTGGAACGAATCATCGTTACACAATCAGAAGAAATCGCCGAGCAAGTGGGAGGAACGTCGGAGGATACGGATGCTTTCACCTCTTTTCAGACGAAAAACGTGTTGCCTCCATTAAAGGAAGCAAAAAAGCAACTGGAAAAAGCGCTCATTCTTCGTGCGTACGATCTATACGAAAACACGTATAAGGCAGCAGAGATTTTACAGGTTGATCAATCGACCATCGCTAAAAAGCTGAAACAGTACAGAGCTGAAGAAAATGGGCCAGAACGAAAAAGGAGCACAGGGAAATGA
- a CDS encoding sodium:solute symporter, protein MNIIDMSVIILYLAIIAFVGLLGARRAKTSEDYIVAGRNLSFPMYFGCMAALTLGGAATIGTAKLGYQSGLSGMWFVTSQGIGLVLLSLFLAKKIFNLRVLTISEMLENRFSVEARLISSLVSITYTAMLTVTQIIGIGSVLKVWLGWNFTLSIIVAGGIVLFYTVLGGMWSVTMTDIVQFIVMSIGIFAVMLPMSLSKAGGWEGLHEKLPSTYFDLSVMGGADIFKSLLLYALGIVVGQDVWQRVFTARSLKTSRYGLIAAGGYSLMYAITVAIIGMCAFAVLPTITDPQNAFASMAITTLPPGVLGIVLAGVLSALMSTASGTLIASSTLIVNDIITRFWKRDMNEKRFLIISRLTTLSVGVFSMVCALWIQDILVALDIAFAVLSGALFFPIIFGFFWKRVTARAVFYSILISSVVILISLMMKGTTSIVPILYGLVTSCVTIVLFSYILRDSVKPTVNNEEEHNQKFHTL, encoded by the coding sequence ATGAATATTATTGATATGTCCGTGATTATCCTCTATCTGGCTATTATCGCTTTTGTCGGATTGCTGGGCGCGCGAAGAGCAAAAACGTCAGAAGACTATATTGTTGCAGGCAGGAACTTAAGCTTTCCGATGTATTTCGGATGTATGGCCGCCTTAACCCTGGGCGGAGCTGCTACTATTGGTACAGCAAAGCTAGGATATCAGTCAGGATTATCTGGTATGTGGTTTGTTACCTCCCAGGGGATTGGCCTTGTTCTGCTCAGTCTTTTTCTCGCAAAGAAAATATTTAATTTGCGAGTGTTGACTATTAGTGAGATGCTGGAGAATCGATTTAGTGTCGAAGCGAGGCTCATTAGCTCGTTAGTTTCTATTACGTATACGGCCATGTTGACTGTCACGCAAATCATCGGTATCGGGAGCGTATTAAAAGTATGGCTGGGATGGAATTTCACCCTATCTATCATTGTGGCAGGTGGAATTGTGCTGTTCTACACTGTATTGGGAGGCATGTGGTCGGTTACGATGACGGACATTGTCCAATTCATTGTGATGAGTATTGGGATTTTTGCTGTTATGCTTCCGATGAGCCTTTCAAAAGCCGGGGGATGGGAGGGATTGCATGAGAAGCTTCCATCCACTTATTTTGACTTGAGTGTAATGGGCGGGGCCGATATTTTCAAGAGCTTGTTGCTATATGCGCTAGGTATTGTTGTAGGACAGGATGTTTGGCAGCGCGTTTTTACGGCACGTAGCTTAAAAACATCCCGCTATGGGCTAATCGCTGCAGGTGGATATTCGCTTATGTATGCCATTACCGTCGCTATCATCGGCATGTGTGCATTTGCTGTGCTTCCTACGATAACGGACCCCCAAAACGCTTTCGCGAGCATGGCAATTACAACACTTCCTCCTGGCGTGTTAGGTATTGTGCTGGCGGGAGTCCTCTCTGCGCTTATGTCGACCGCTTCAGGCACTTTAATCGCTTCCTCCACGCTTATTGTAAACGATATCATTACACGGTTTTGGAAGCGGGATATGAATGAAAAACGATTTTTAATCATTTCACGGCTGACCACATTGTCTGTTGGTGTGTTTTCCATGGTGTGTGCATTGTGGATTCAAGACATTCTCGTTGCATTGGATATTGCATTCGCCGTTTTATCAGGAGCCTTGTTTTTCCCGATTATTTTCGGATTCTTCTGGAAACGTGTTACGGCACGTGCTGTTTTCTACTCTATCCTGATTAGCTCAGTCGTGATTTTGATTAGCCTTATGATGAAAGGTACGACATCGATTGTTCCGATTTTGTATGGTTTGGTTACAAGCTGTGTAACCATTGTATTGTTCTCCTACATTTTGCGTGACTCGGTAAAACCTACTGTTAATAATGAAGAAGAACACAATCAAAAATTTCATACATTGTAA
- the hutU gene encoding urocanate hydratase encodes MTSYTRTADRAIKAPTGNQLTCKGWVQEAALRMLMNNLDPEVAEKPEELVVYGGIGKAARNWECFDAIVKALRELENDETLLVQSGKPVGVFRTHEMAPRVLIANSNLVPAWANWDHFYELEKKGLMMYGQMTAGSWIYIGAQGILQGTYLSFVEAGKKAFGTADLTGRFILTGGMGGMSGAQPLAGKMAKAVILVVEVERQRIERKIKEGYCDYICDTLDEALNMVKTFTEKGEPASIGLVGNCADIYPELLKRGVIPDIVTDQTSAHDPLNGYVPHGMTYEEALELRQQDPKAYEQKAMESMAVHVQAMLDLQKAGAETFDYGNNIRAYAQKMGVENAFEFPGFVPAYLRPLFCEGKGPFRWAALSGNPEDIYKTDRVAMEMFAEDESLINWIEMAQKMVKWQGLPARICWLGYGERHKFALKINEMVASGELSAPIVFGRDHLDCGSVASPNRETEAMKDGSDAIADWPILNALINTCGGASWVSIHHGGGVGMGYSLHAGQVLVADGTPEAAQRIERVLVSDPGMGVIRHADAGYEKAIKVAKERGVDIPMLG; translated from the coding sequence ATGACAAGTTACACTCGTACTGCAGACCGTGCTATTAAAGCACCAACCGGAAATCAGCTTACATGCAAAGGATGGGTACAGGAGGCCGCTCTGCGTATGCTGATGAATAACCTGGACCCTGAAGTAGCAGAAAAACCAGAGGAATTGGTCGTATACGGTGGAATCGGAAAAGCTGCCCGGAACTGGGAGTGCTTTGACGCGATTGTAAAAGCGCTGCGAGAGCTGGAAAATGATGAAACGCTGCTGGTTCAGTCCGGAAAGCCTGTCGGCGTGTTCCGTACACACGAAATGGCGCCGAGAGTGTTAATTGCTAACTCTAATCTTGTTCCCGCATGGGCAAATTGGGATCATTTCTACGAGTTGGAGAAAAAGGGCTTGATGATGTATGGGCAGATGACGGCGGGAAGCTGGATTTATATTGGAGCGCAAGGGATTTTACAGGGAACGTATCTAAGTTTTGTGGAAGCTGGCAAAAAAGCATTCGGAACCGCTGATTTGACTGGACGATTCATTCTAACCGGGGGAATGGGAGGAATGAGCGGAGCGCAGCCGCTTGCCGGAAAAATGGCAAAGGCCGTTATTCTTGTTGTGGAAGTGGAACGCCAGCGAATCGAACGTAAAATCAAAGAGGGGTATTGTGACTATATTTGCGATACGCTTGATGAAGCGCTCAATATGGTCAAAACGTTTACTGAAAAAGGAGAGCCCGCTTCCATCGGATTAGTGGGAAATTGCGCAGATATCTATCCCGAACTACTTAAACGCGGTGTCATCCCCGACATTGTCACCGATCAGACAAGCGCGCATGATCCGTTAAATGGATATGTACCGCATGGTATGACTTATGAAGAAGCGCTGGAGCTGCGTCAGCAGGACCCGAAAGCGTATGAGCAAAAAGCAATGGAATCAATGGCTGTTCACGTACAGGCGATGCTAGATCTGCAAAAAGCAGGGGCGGAAACATTTGATTATGGCAATAACATTCGTGCTTACGCGCAGAAAATGGGAGTGGAAAATGCGTTTGAGTTTCCTGGTTTCGTGCCTGCCTATTTGCGTCCGCTTTTTTGCGAAGGAAAAGGTCCGTTCAGATGGGCGGCACTATCAGGTAATCCGGAGGATATTTATAAAACGGACCGCGTAGCGATGGAAATGTTTGCGGAGGATGAATCGCTTATTAACTGGATTGAAATGGCGCAAAAAATGGTGAAATGGCAAGGGCTTCCTGCTCGTATCTGTTGGCTGGGATACGGGGAGCGTCACAAATTCGCGTTGAAAATTAATGAGATGGTAGCGAGTGGTGAATTAAGCGCTCCCATCGTATTCGGTAGAGATCATCTGGATTGCGGGTCCGTCGCTTCACCGAACAGGGAGACAGAAGCGATGAAAGACGGTAGTGATGCCATTGCGGATTGGCCGATTCTTAACGCACTAATCAATACATGCGGGGGTGCGAGCTGGGTGAGCATCCACCATGGGGGCGGCGTAGGGATGGGATACTCGCTGCATGCGGGACAAGTTCTTGTCGCTGATGGCACGCCGGAAGCAGCACAGCGCATCGAACGTGTGCTCGTTTCTGACCCTGGCATGGGTGTCATTCGCCATGCGGATGCAGGATATGAAAAAGCGATTAAGGTAGCGAAAGAAAGAGGCGTTGACATCCCGATGCTAGGTTAG
- a CDS encoding CaiB/BaiF CoA transferase family protein: MQRPLENIRVLDFTRVLAGPYCTMLLVDMGAEVIKIEKPGTGDDTRSFGPFQNDESGYFMFLNRGKKSITLDLKTPQAIDVVKELVKQSDVLVENFRPGVMKKLGLDYESLRKWNPALIYTSISGFGQYGPYSQRPAYDLVAQAMGGMTSITGHPDKPPTRAGASLGDMSAALYAAYGIMVALFHRQRTGEGQCIDISMMDSIFALLESNIMRYTVDQVVPERIGSRHPISTPFDIYKANDGYVVIAVANDSLFKRLCAVMRQPELAEDERFHLDPLRTKHEAELKAIIETWLAQYTVAEAVEMINAGGIPCSPILTIQDVCEDEHTKARDMLVDIPHPVTGNVKVPGNPVKLSRTPPIIEKPSPILGEHTSEVLKTLVNQQGV; encoded by the coding sequence ATGCAGCGACCTCTTGAAAATATTCGCGTGCTGGATTTTACGAGAGTATTAGCCGGTCCATACTGCACGATGCTGCTGGTGGATATGGGCGCCGAAGTTATTAAAATCGAGAAGCCGGGAACAGGGGATGATACCCGAAGTTTCGGTCCTTTCCAGAATGACGAAAGCGGTTACTTCATGTTTCTGAACCGAGGGAAGAAGAGTATAACCTTAGACTTGAAGACACCGCAAGCCATCGACGTAGTTAAGGAATTGGTAAAGCAATCAGATGTGCTGGTAGAGAATTTTCGTCCTGGCGTAATGAAGAAGCTGGGACTGGATTACGAATCGTTGCGCAAATGGAATCCTGCACTCATTTATACATCGATTTCTGGCTTTGGACAGTATGGACCGTATAGCCAACGGCCCGCATATGACCTAGTCGCCCAGGCAATGGGAGGCATGACGAGCATTACCGGACATCCAGATAAGCCGCCGACACGCGCCGGAGCTTCGTTGGGAGACATGAGCGCAGCGCTTTATGCGGCGTACGGCATTATGGTAGCGCTATTCCACAGACAGCGCACAGGGGAAGGCCAATGCATCGATATTTCTATGATGGACAGCATTTTTGCTCTTTTAGAAAGCAATATTATGCGTTATACGGTGGACCAAGTCGTGCCTGAACGTATTGGTAGCCGCCATCCAATCAGTACACCGTTCGATATTTACAAAGCGAACGACGGCTACGTTGTCATTGCTGTGGCGAACGACTCCTTATTCAAGCGACTATGTGCGGTCATGCGGCAGCCTGAGCTCGCGGAAGATGAAAGATTCCATCTCGATCCGCTGCGGACGAAGCATGAAGCAGAGTTGAAAGCCATCATCGAAACATGGCTTGCACAGTATACCGTAGCAGAAGCGGTTGAAATGATTAACGCAGGAGGCATTCCTTGTTCGCCGATTTTGACTATCCAAGATGTGTGCGAAGATGAACATACGAAAGCCCGGGACATGCTCGTTGATATCCCTCATCCGGTGACTGGTAATGTGAAGGTACCAGGAAATCCGGTTAAGCTGTCACGGACGCCACCTATCATTGAGAAGCCGTCTCCAATACTTGGAGAACATACATCAGAAGTACTGAAAACGCTAGTAAATCAGCAGGGAGTATAG